In Anaerolineales bacterium, the following proteins share a genomic window:
- a CDS encoding LysM peptidoglycan-binding domain-containing protein — MRKTYLVFLIIILLTPIHVQPALAQAGEPVYIIQAGDTFYSIAARFNVSLDDLIAANPDVDPSNLAIGQEIVIPNLRGITGVLETEVVGFGDSLRSLIRRTQVPYDNLRKLNRLISPSELYVGVSLILPVQEGQQTLSARITPTAGESLFELAIKQGSDPWTLSSLNKLSGTWSALPGDVLYTPAEGNGENATGLPSAFLSASISPLPMVQGSTEVIRIKTRDNIAASATLIDRPLNFFPLEDEQVALEGVHAMLEPGVYPLRIEAALPNSEKQSFEQMVVVVSGAYLHEEIPLNDSSTLDPAVTEPELRNLEAITTPATPTKYWNGIFSSPAVDSNCFTSRFGTRRTYTVLNSDIEIEGFHSGLDFCGGEGLQIFAPAPGRVVFAAPLTVRGNATIIDHGWGVYSGIWHQSEILVNVGDIVTQGQVVGLVGATGRVTGAHQHWEVWVNGVQVNPLNWLEQAYP; from the coding sequence ATGCGTAAAACCTACCTCGTATTTCTCATCATCATCCTACTTACACCGATACACGTACAACCCGCGCTGGCACAAGCAGGCGAACCCGTTTACATCATCCAAGCGGGAGATACCTTTTATTCGATCGCGGCGCGCTTCAACGTATCGCTCGACGATCTGATCGCAGCAAACCCGGATGTGGACCCAAGCAATCTCGCCATCGGGCAGGAGATTGTAATCCCCAACTTGCGGGGGATTACCGGCGTGCTTGAAACGGAAGTCGTCGGCTTCGGCGATTCGCTCCGCAGTCTGATCCGCAGAACCCAAGTCCCGTATGACAACCTGAGAAAATTAAACCGCTTGATCAGCCCCAGCGAACTGTATGTGGGCGTCAGCCTGATCTTGCCAGTTCAAGAGGGACAACAGACGTTGAGCGCGCGCATTACTCCTACCGCCGGAGAATCGCTTTTTGAACTTGCCATCAAACAGGGCAGCGACCCGTGGACGCTTTCCTCGTTGAACAAACTCTCCGGCACGTGGAGCGCGCTCCCCGGCGATGTGTTGTACACGCCTGCCGAAGGAAACGGCGAGAACGCCACCGGCTTGCCTTCGGCGTTCCTCAGCGCGAGCATTTCCCCATTGCCGATGGTGCAAGGCTCAACGGAAGTCATCCGCATCAAGACGCGGGATAACATCGCCGCATCCGCTACGCTGATTGACAGACCGCTCAATTTTTTCCCGTTGGAGGATGAGCAAGTCGCGCTTGAAGGAGTCCATGCGATGCTCGAGCCGGGCGTCTATCCGTTGCGCATCGAGGCGGCGCTCCCGAACAGCGAAAAACAATCGTTCGAGCAAATGGTGGTGGTGGTTTCCGGCGCGTATTTACATGAGGAAATTCCGCTCAACGATTCGAGCACGCTCGACCCCGCCGTAACCGAGCCGGAACTGCGAAATCTCGAAGCGATCACTACGCCAGCCACGCCGACCAAATATTGGAATGGAATTTTCTCTTCTCCGGCTGTGGACTCGAATTGCTTCACATCCCGTTTTGGGACGCGGCGCACATACACGGTCTTGAATTCAGACATCGAGATCGAGGGCTTCCATTCGGGTCTCGATTTCTGCGGAGGCGAGGGATTGCAAATCTTCGCTCCCGCGCCGGGGAGAGTTGTCTTCGCCGCCCCTTTGACCGTACGCGGCAACGCGACGATCATTGATCATGGCTGGGGCGTGTATAGCGGCATCTGGCATCAATCGGAAATTCTGGTCAATGTGGGCGATATAGTCACGCAGGGACAGGTAGTCGGCTTGGTTGGCGCGACCGGGCGTGTGACGGGGGCGCATCAACACTGGGAGGTCTGGGTAAACGGCGTACAGGTGAATCCGCTGAATTGGTTGGAGCAAGCCTACCCGTAG
- a CDS encoding long-chain fatty acid--CoA ligase translates to MNDKPWLAHYDKGVPHTIDIPHVPLSNFLDESARKYPDRACTIFKGAVVTFKEMNEISDRIAAALVDMGVKKGDRVGIFMPNTPQFVMAYFGILKAGGVVVATNPLYTPHEIEYQANDAGVEVMFVMTNFYNTIKKAQPNTKIKKVIVTNLKEALPPVLRVLFTLLREKKGGFHIDKNLPEGDVWMQDLLAKHQSAARPNVEVGAEDTALFQYSGGTTGVSKGAIAVHRNVVANTLQIRSWMTILEEGKEVVLMGIPLFHVYGMVAGMHFAMSTGSTMVMVPNPRDLKDVLDNIQKFKATIFPGVPALYNGINNHPDVKAGKYDLSSIKACISGSAALLRETKDQFEKLTGGKVFEGYGLSEAPTASHCNPLLGENKTGSIGMPLPNMECRVVSLDDGETDLPQGEIGELLLHGPQVMKGYHNMPTETANSLRADKTGKIWLYTGDIVRMDEDGYFYIVDRKKELIKPGGFQVWPREVEEAIAANPKVLEVGVAGIPDPNRGETVKAWVVLKPGETMTEEELRAFCKESLAPYKVPTHVEFRSELPKTTVGKILRRELVRQHKEGVK, encoded by the coding sequence ATGAACGACAAACCGTGGCTGGCTCATTACGACAAAGGGGTTCCGCACACAATTGACATCCCACATGTTCCGCTGTCCAATTTTTTGGACGAGTCTGCACGTAAATATCCCGACCGCGCCTGCACGATCTTCAAGGGCGCGGTCGTCACATTCAAGGAGATGAACGAGATCTCCGACCGCATTGCCGCGGCGCTTGTGGATATGGGCGTGAAGAAAGGCGACCGCGTGGGTATCTTTATGCCGAACACACCGCAATTTGTAATGGCGTATTTCGGTATTCTCAAGGCGGGCGGCGTGGTGGTCGCGACGAATCCATTGTATACGCCGCACGAGATCGAATATCAGGCGAACGATGCGGGCGTCGAAGTGATGTTCGTGATGACGAACTTCTATAACACGATCAAGAAGGCGCAGCCGAACACGAAGATCAAAAAAGTGATCGTGACGAATCTCAAAGAGGCGCTTCCGCCTGTGTTGCGGGTCTTGTTCACGCTGCTGCGTGAAAAGAAAGGCGGATTCCACATTGACAAGAATCTGCCTGAGGGCGATGTGTGGATGCAAGACCTGCTCGCCAAACATCAATCGGCGGCTCGACCCAACGTGGAAGTCGGCGCGGAAGATACGGCGTTGTTCCAATATTCAGGCGGGACTACCGGCGTTTCAAAGGGCGCCATCGCGGTGCATCGCAACGTGGTAGCGAACACCCTGCAAATCCGTTCATGGATGACGATCCTCGAAGAGGGAAAAGAGGTCGTGCTGATGGGCATCCCGCTCTTCCACGTCTACGGCATGGTGGCAGGGATGCACTTCGCCATGTCGACCGGCTCGACGATGGTGATGGTGCCGAACCCGCGCGATCTGAAAGACGTGTTGGATAACATCCAGAAATTCAAGGCGACGATTTTCCCCGGCGTGCCGGCGTTGTACAACGGCATCAACAATCACCCAGACGTGAAGGCTGGTAAATACGATCTTTCGTCCATCAAGGCATGTATCTCCGGCTCTGCGGCGCTGCTGCGCGAGACGAAAGACCAATTCGAAAAACTGACCGGCGGGAAAGTGTTCGAAGGCTACGGTCTCTCCGAGGCGCCGACCGCGTCTCACTGTAATCCTTTACTCGGCGAAAACAAGACCGGCTCCATTGGGATGCCGTTGCCCAACATGGAATGCCGCGTGGTCAGCCTCGACGATGGAGAGACGGATCTTCCGCAGGGTGAAATTGGCGAACTCCTCCTACACGGACCTCAGGTGATGAAGGGCTATCATAATATGCCCACCGAGACAGCCAACTCCCTGCGCGCGGACAAGACCGGGAAAATCTGGTTGTACACCGGCGATATCGTCCGCATGGATGAGGACGGCTACTTCTACATCGTTGACCGCAAGAAGGAACTCATCAAACCCGGCGGCTTCCAAGTGTGGCCCCGCGAGGTGGAGGAAGCCATCGCCGCCAACCCGAAAGTGCTGGAGGTCGGCGTGGCAGGCATCCCTGACCCGAACCGCGGCGAGACGGTCAAAGCGTGGGTGGTGTTGAAACCCGGCGAAACAATGACCGAAGAGGAACTGCGCGCGTTCTGCAAAGAAAGCCTGGCTCCCTACAAAGTGCCAACGCACGTTGAATTCCGAAGCGAACTGCCGAAAACTACTGTCGGAAAGATTTTGCGCCGCGAGTTGGTGAGGCAGCATAAGGAAGGCGTGAAGTAG
- a CDS encoding response regulator codes for MNAKAKSILCIEDETEMIDLMRLILGRRGYEVRGAASGIEGLKMIRAEKPDLILLDLMMPEMDGWEVYQQLKAEEKTKSIPVIVVTAKAQSIDRVLGLHIAKVDDYIAKPFSPQELLNSVEKVLKVG; via the coding sequence ATGAACGCCAAAGCAAAATCCATTCTTTGTATCGAAGACGAAACAGAAATGATCGATCTAATGCGGTTGATTCTGGGCCGCCGGGGGTATGAAGTGCGCGGCGCCGCCAGCGGCATCGAGGGGTTGAAAATGATTCGAGCGGAAAAACCCGATCTGATCCTACTCGATCTGATGATGCCCGAAATGGATGGCTGGGAAGTATATCAGCAATTAAAAGCCGAAGAAAAAACCAAAAGCATCCCGGTCATCGTTGTCACCGCAAAGGCGCAAAGCATTGACCGCGTGCTCGGCTTGCACATCGCCAAAGTGGACGATTACATCGCCAAACCGTTCAGCCCGCAAGAACTTCTCAACAGCGTCGAAAAAGTTCTCAAAGTGGGATAA
- the ftsH gene encoding ATP-dependent zinc metalloprotease FtsH — MNPRNQSFIVTFLLIVAVAAMVFMMIQRDTTSDQSLTINQLAKDIQLGKVSRVVIDADDSLRVVYTSGTEEGVESYKEPNSTLVEQLIALGVTQEQLSPDNVKIEVKPPSQWAGFLSGALYILPVVFMAGVLWFIFRQAQGSNNAAMSFGKSRARMFSGEHPTVTFQDVAGAEESKQELAEVVEFLKEPQKFIQLGARIPKGVLLVGPPGTGKTLLAKAVSGEAGVPFFSISGSEFVEMFVGVGASRVRDLFDQAKRHSPCIVFVDEIDAVGRQRGAGLGGSHDEREQTLNQMLVEMDGFDTDTNVIIIAATNRPDILDPALLRPGRFDRRVTLDRPDMKGREAILKVHVKGKPLDPNVDLASLARGTPGFVGADIENLVNESAILAARRNKKSIGQSELEEAIERVVMGPERKSRLISDEEKRIIAYHEAGHAVVGNAIAEADPVQKVTIVGRGQAGGLTWFRPDEDRLLYSRKKLLANLAYMLGGRVAEEIVFDDITSGASNDIEQVTRLARSMVTRLGMSGELGPMMYGQKEELIFLGREISEQRDYSEAVAEQIDGEVRKIVDDSYKLAKKLLTKYRAQLDAVAGKLLEVETLTREEFEKIFPPPFPKKSGTPQLV, encoded by the coding sequence GTGAATCCAAGAAACCAGTCTTTTATCGTCACCTTCCTGTTGATCGTCGCCGTCGCTGCGATGGTGTTTATGATGATCCAACGGGATACAACCTCAGACCAATCGCTCACGATCAACCAGTTAGCCAAAGATATCCAACTCGGGAAAGTCTCCCGCGTGGTCATTGACGCGGACGATAGTCTGCGGGTGGTCTACACGAGCGGCACGGAAGAGGGCGTCGAATCGTACAAAGAACCGAATTCGACCCTTGTCGAGCAGTTGATCGCCCTCGGCGTCACACAGGAGCAACTCTCGCCGGATAACGTGAAGATCGAAGTCAAACCGCCTTCTCAGTGGGCTGGCTTTTTGAGCGGCGCGCTCTACATCTTGCCGGTTGTGTTCATGGCTGGCGTGCTGTGGTTCATCTTCCGGCAGGCACAGGGAAGCAACAATGCCGCCATGTCGTTCGGCAAATCCCGCGCTCGTATGTTCAGCGGGGAGCATCCCACGGTCACGTTTCAGGATGTGGCTGGGGCGGAGGAATCCAAGCAGGAGTTGGCGGAAGTCGTCGAATTCCTGAAAGAACCGCAGAAGTTCATCCAACTCGGCGCGCGCATCCCGAAGGGCGTTTTGCTCGTCGGACCTCCCGGAACCGGCAAGACTCTTCTTGCAAAAGCGGTCTCCGGCGAGGCGGGCGTTCCCTTCTTCTCCATCTCCGGTTCTGAATTTGTCGAAATGTTCGTGGGCGTGGGCGCAAGCCGCGTGCGCGACCTGTTCGATCAGGCAAAGCGACATTCGCCTTGCATCGTCTTCGTGGATGAGATCGACGCGGTCGGTCGTCAACGCGGGGCGGGGCTGGGCGGCTCGCACGACGAGCGCGAACAAACCCTCAACCAGATGCTCGTCGAAATGGACGGCTTCGACACGGACACCAACGTCATCATCATCGCCGCGACCAACCGTCCCGATATCCTCGACCCGGCGCTTCTGCGTCCCGGTCGTTTCGATCGCCGCGTCACGCTCGACCGCCCAGACATGAAAGGACGCGAGGCGATCCTCAAAGTTCACGTCAAAGGCAAACCGTTGGATCCGAACGTTGACCTCGCTTCGCTTGCTCGCGGCACGCCCGGCTTCGTCGGCGCGGACATCGAAAACCTCGTCAACGAGAGCGCCATTTTAGCCGCGCGACGCAACAAGAAATCCATCGGGCAATCCGAATTAGAAGAAGCCATAGAACGCGTAGTGATGGGACCGGAGCGCAAGTCGCGGCTGATCTCGGATGAAGAAAAACGCATCATCGCCTACCATGAGGCTGGGCACGCCGTCGTCGGCAACGCCATCGCCGAAGCGGACCCGGTTCAAAAAGTGACCATCGTCGGGCGCGGGCAGGCTGGCGGGCTGACGTGGTTCCGCCCGGATGAAGATCGTTTGCTGTATTCTCGCAAGAAATTGCTTGCGAACCTCGCGTACATGCTTGGCGGGCGCGTTGCCGAGGAAATCGTCTTCGACGACATCACCTCCGGCGCTTCCAATGACATTGAACAAGTCACGCGTCTTGCCCGCAGTATGGTCACGCGACTCGGCATGAGCGGCGAATTAGGTCCGATGATGTACGGTCAAAAAGAAGAACTGATCTTCCTCGGTCGCGAAATTTCGGAACAACGCGATTACTCCGAAGCGGTCGCCGAACAGATTGACGGCGAAGTCCGCAAGATCGTGGACGATTCGTATAAATTGGCGAAGAAACTCCTCACCAAATACCGCGCGCAGCTAGACGCGGTTGCTGGCAAACTACTTGAAGTGGAAACGCTGACGCGCGAAGAGTTCGAGAAGATCTTCCCGCCGCCGTTCCCGAAGAAGAGCGGAACTCCACAATTGGTGTGA
- a CDS encoding cyclic nucleotide-binding domain-containing protein — protein sequence MSNPTIVNFLKQSDIFFQFTPTQLELVANLCQEATYQKDDLIFKENSSSKELYIIAQGEVDIFVDPALVSATDTTPENHVIATLRRGQSFGEVALVDEGLRSASACATQADTRLLIVPRDKLIMLCETYPQLGYRLMHNLAADLAMKIRNTDLRIREQLLYKPPPKD from the coding sequence ATGTCAAATCCGACAATCGTTAACTTCTTGAAACAAAGCGATATCTTCTTTCAATTCACGCCAACTCAATTAGAGTTGGTGGCAAATCTTTGTCAGGAAGCCACCTACCAAAAGGACGATTTGATCTTTAAGGAAAACTCCTCCAGCAAGGAGTTGTACATTATCGCTCAAGGCGAGGTGGATATTTTTGTTGACCCGGCATTGGTAAGCGCGACCGATACAACCCCTGAGAATCATGTGATCGCCACACTGCGCCGAGGGCAATCGTTCGGCGAGGTGGCGTTAGTGGATGAAGGGCTGAGGTCGGCGTCTGCTTGCGCCACACAAGCGGATACGCGTTTGTTGATCGTCCCGCGCGATAAATTGATCATGTTGTGCGAGACGTATCCGCAACTTGGGTACCGGTTGATGCACAATCTCGCGGCTGACCTGGCGATGAAAATTCGCAACACCGATCTGCGCATCCGAGAGCAGTTGTTGTATAAACCGCCGCCCAAAGATTAG
- a CDS encoding DUF192 domain-containing protein — protein MTKHVRVINRNRDIGSSPRVQYCDTFLTQLRGLTFRPHLSRDGGLVLVGKRDSRLDSSIHMLFVSFDLCVVWINSEMKVVDKVIARSWRPAYFSKRPAKFVLEVHPDRWSNFEIGDAVEFENA, from the coding sequence ATGACAAAACACGTCCGCGTGATCAACCGCAATCGGGATATCGGATCGTCGCCGCGCGTGCAATACTGCGACACCTTCCTGACGCAGTTACGCGGACTGACGTTCCGCCCGCATCTTTCGCGCGATGGAGGGCTGGTCCTCGTTGGGAAGCGGGATTCACGCCTCGACTCCTCCATCCACATGTTGTTCGTCTCCTTCGATCTATGTGTAGTGTGGATCAACTCCGAAATGAAAGTGGTGGACAAAGTCATCGCGCGATCTTGGAGACCCGCCTATTTTTCAAAACGCCCGGCAAAGTTCGTGCTTGAGGTTCATCCCGACCGTTGGAGCAATTTTGAAATCGGCGATGCGGTAGAATTTGAGAATGCGTAA
- a CDS encoding exodeoxyribonuclease III, with product MKIVSWNVNGLRAALGKGALDKVWKLKPDALCLQEIKTRPDQLDEEQRKKLSGYEAVWNPAEKAGYSGVATFLRTPAQETRLGVDAPRFDVEGRVISTLHPEFRLFNVYFPSGNRGKTRVDFKLDFYSRLLDVCDALHQKGERLILTGDFNTAHMPIDLRNPKSNQKTSGFLPEERAWVQKFLDHGFVDIYRRLYPERVQYTWWTYVSNARQRGVGWRLDYFLVSEALVPRVKDAVIHDQILGSDHCPVELTLA from the coding sequence ATGAAGATCGTGTCATGGAATGTCAATGGTTTGCGCGCTGCCCTCGGGAAGGGCGCGCTGGACAAGGTGTGGAAATTGAAACCCGACGCGCTTTGCCTTCAGGAGATCAAAACGCGTCCCGACCAATTGGACGAAGAACAACGGAAGAAATTATCCGGATATGAGGCGGTTTGGAATCCCGCCGAAAAAGCGGGATACAGCGGCGTGGCGACGTTTTTGCGGACTCCCGCGCAGGAGACTCGACTCGGCGTGGACGCGCCCCGCTTCGACGTGGAAGGACGCGTCATTTCCACCCTTCATCCTGAGTTCCGCCTCTTCAATGTTTACTTCCCCTCCGGCAATCGCGGCAAAACCCGCGTGGATTTCAAGTTGGATTTTTACTCCCGCTTGCTTGACGTGTGCGACGCGCTTCATCAAAAAGGCGAACGGCTCATCCTCACCGGCGATTTCAACACCGCTCACATGCCCATTGACCTGAGAAACCCCAAATCGAACCAGAAAACGTCTGGCTTTTTGCCTGAGGAACGCGCCTGGGTGCAGAAGTTTCTCGACCACGGCTTTGTGGACATTTATCGCCGCTTGTATCCGGAACGCGTCCAATACACGTGGTGGACGTACGTTTCCAACGCACGCCAGCGCGGCGTGGGCTGGCGTCTTGATTATTTTCTCGTCTCCGAAGCGTTGGTCCCCCGCGTCAAAGATGCCGTTATCCACGACCAGATACTCGGTTCGGATCATTGCCCGGTGGAGTTAACTCTCGCGTAA